The stretch of DNA ACTTTTTGTCAGCAAGAACAGCAGAGCCCCCATTTCATTTCAAGAAAAACAGCGCATGTAACCAAAAATCAGTTTCGATTTAGTTCCGTCAGTCAGCGGTTCGCGTCGACCCGCAAAATACCCTATATATCGTCAATTCACAGACATAACATAAAGAATTTACACACCAAGTAGATAGCTTAACCTAGGATTAGCATTACAataaggtttttggggttaGCTGCTTAAGTGCCTATCAAACTGTCTCAATCCGAGGGCTCAGGGCTGGAGATTTTCTCCCCGGGGAAGGTCACATTGGACCTATGGCCCTGAACTGCCGGCATCGCTCTTATGAGCTCGGAACGGCGTCGCTTGAGCTCCTGGCGCGAGGAACTAAGCCTCTTGCTCCTCTTCATGTTGGTAAATCTCACGTAAATCTTGCCGCGTCTCTCGGTGCGGTAATAATGAAGCTGTTCCTGTGGGAAAAGCTCCAGGATCTCGCGTTCCAGAAGGTGACTCCTCTGCAGCGTCAGGTGCAACTGGTTCTCCTCGTAGTAGCTGCACACCAGTTGGATGAGCAGAAGCCGCTGCACCGCATCAAGGGGTGCATTTTGTCCAATGCGATCCAACAGGGACTGGGACTTCATGCCCGAGGCTCTCAGGATTCCCAGAATACTAACTTCTTGGTCACCTGTAACATCTTGGTCGTCCTTCATAGCTAGTGATCCTCCAGAACACCCAGGCCCCGAAATGTTTTCTACTGTCCTAGCTTGCTGCTGCATCGTCATTTGCTCCTGTTTAACCATCATCATCTCGTTGGCAATCTGCGCAGGCACCTGCGTCACGGACAATTGAAGGGGAACGGACATTTCCCTGGGCTCACCGAGGGCCACCAGCGATTCCGCCGGTATTGTCTTGGCGAGATCCTCGGGTTTTGGTAAATCTTCCGGCTCTGATGGATGGTCCATGTCCAGTGGCGTCTGCCCCGGGCAATGGGACTGCACCTCCGGGCAGCGGCAACCACTGCAGTGGGTCGACCCCTGACCCTGTACCCCCTGAAGAGGTACGTTCAGCCAACGGCGCCAGCGCTCCAAGTGGTGCTCAAAGCGAATACGGGTCCCAAAGCGAAAGTTCCGCAGCAACTCGGACAGGTGATGACGTTTAATCATCTGCAGCTCGTCTACGTT from Drosophila takahashii strain IR98-3 E-12201 chromosome 2R, DtakHiC1v2, whole genome shotgun sequence encodes:
- the LOC108061518 gene encoding uncharacterized protein, producing the protein MRVYVCGEGRERTTRLLQKFSAALSFVTKGCTAGCSRMNPCTSSPPQMPRGSGSVENSTLESHGLQLLEMAGKEDYEELRELLQSWDVADLLPHLQDEAINVDELQMIKRHHLSELLRNFRFGTRIRFEHHLERWRRWLNVPLQGVQGQGSTHCSGCRCPEVQSHCPGQTPLDMDHPSEPEDLPKPEDLAKTIPAESLVALGEPREMSVPLQLSVTQVPAQIANEMMMVKQEQMTMQQQARTVENISGPGCSGGSLAMKDDQDVTGDQEVSILGILRASGMKSQSLLDRIGQNAPLDAVQRLLLIQLVCSYYEENQLHLTLQRSHLLEREILELFPQEQLHYYRTERRGKIYVRFTNMKRSKRLSSSRQELKRRRSELIRAMPAVQGHRSNVTFPGEKISSPEPSD